Proteins encoded together in one Lathamus discolor isolate bLatDis1 chromosome 3, bLatDis1.hap1, whole genome shotgun sequence window:
- the LOC136010395 gene encoding uncharacterized protein LOC136010395, which yields MERPLLRDTRPTSAEGRRLHRACRSAWRAPAGARPPGHGKTQRQGRLLPAGPDSAGTTRSASSNTQETHEGIPEEEGGNRYFPAGLLRGKRERRVRPTPAPRPREPTAAAGTREDSRCRQRNAARSENGRARKIPHPWPMREGPTPARLANRAAQLRPCPRAGTNTTGRRTTRPEEGQKTVRGRKPVSGLLQTPAAHAHVRIRAGRTVAGSIFIWPQLCISKLHQQTGAALTFLEVTLQ from the coding sequence ATGGAGCGTCCTCTTCTCCGGGATACAAGGCCCACCAGCGCAGAAGGTCGCCGGCTGCACAGAGCTTGCCGAAGCGCCTGGAGAGCCCCCGCTGGTGCCCGCCCCCCAGGGCATGGCAAAACCCAGCGGCAGGGAAGGCTCCTGCCTGCGGGGCCAGACTCCGCTGGCACCACCCGTAGCGCCAGCAGCAATACTCAGGAAACTCACGAAGGGATTCCcgaggaagaaggggggaacAGGTATTTTCCAGCGGGGCTGCTGCGGGGGAAGCGGGAACGAAGAGTACGCCCCACGCCCGCGCCACGCCCGCGGGAACCGACGGCAGCGGCTGGGACGAGGGAAGATTCCCGGTGCCGCCAGCGCAACGCAGCCAGGTCGGAGAATGGCCGGGCTCGAAAAATCCCGCACCCCTGGCCCATGCGGGAAGGGCCGACCCCTGCCAGACTGGCGAACAGAGCTGCGCAGCTCCGGCCCTGTCCCAGGGCCGGCACCAACACCACTGGCCGCAGAACAACGCGGCCGGAGGAAGGGCAGAAAACGGTGAGGGGGAGGAAACCGGTAAGCGGCTTGTTGCAGACTCCAGCGGCTCACGCTCACGTCCGCATCCGCGCCGGCAGGACGGTGGCGGGCAGTATCTTCATCTGGCCGCAACTTTGCATTTCCAAGCTCCATCAGCAAACCGGAGCCGCGCTAACTTTCTTAGAGGTCACGCTGCAATAA